In the bacterium genome, one interval contains:
- a CDS encoding HAD family hydrolase, with amino-acid sequence MSSTHRIEVVLLDMGGVLIPEAPGYEGAARDPELIARVEAFGIEDPSRFTRERARSVRQAYRDLKGSYTQPDVSRVFADQPPELAKLLLRAFRLQATRPPYGHSRSVVAELARTHRLGLVSNTVIPGDHHARALRRVGLLQHFECAVWSANFGRRKPDPTMIHHVLEQLGVPARRALMVGDKLHTDVLAAQRAGVRSVYLRKRGAPHQGPAQPDFTIQHLGALPKLVRDLS; translated from the coding sequence ATGAGCAGCACCCATCGCATCGAAGTCGTCCTGTTGGATATGGGCGGGGTACTGATCCCTGAAGCACCCGGCTATGAAGGCGCCGCACGCGACCCCGAGTTGATTGCCAGGGTCGAGGCCTTCGGCATTGAGGATCCCTCTCGCTTCACACGAGAGCGGGCCCGGAGTGTGAGGCAGGCGTATCGCGACTTGAAGGGCAGCTACACCCAACCCGATGTCAGCCGGGTATTTGCAGATCAGCCGCCTGAACTCGCAAAGCTATTGCTTCGCGCATTCCGCCTTCAAGCCACACGCCCCCCATACGGCCACTCGCGCTCAGTCGTAGCGGAACTCGCGCGAACTCATCGTCTGGGACTCGTCTCCAACACAGTCATTCCGGGAGATCATCACGCGCGCGCGCTCAGGCGGGTTGGCTTGCTACAGCACTTCGAATGCGCAGTGTGGTCTGCGAATTTCGGGCGGCGAAAACCCGACCCGACGATGATCCACCACGTGCTCGAACAACTGGGTGTGCCTGCTCGGCGCGCACTCATGGTCGGTGACAAGCTGCACACGGATGTGTTGGCAGCCCAGCGTGCTGGCGTGCGTTCGGTCTACCTGCGCAAGCGCGGCGCACCCCACCAGGGTCCTGCACAACCCGACTTCACAATCCAGCACCTGGGTGCGCTGCCCAAACTGGTGCGCGATCTCAGCTAG
- the tatC gene encoding twin-arginine translocase subunit TatC: MTDDPRPVLEHLDELRKRLFWVLGTWTVFALTAGYFARDVFEILMSPAVSTVREAGHKLIAIAPPELFLTYVKTAILAGFLVSMPMTLYQAWSFIAPGLYENEKRFALPFVVATSLLFATGCSFGYFVAFPQVFEWFLSLEADYVTTSWTTQTVFGFMARLYLAFGLAFELPIVLVFLSLARIVSPQQLAAWRKYAFLIMFVVAAVLTPQDVASQIMLAIPLIMLYEISIWVSYALVGRKSAKTED; this comes from the coding sequence ATGACTGACGATCCGCGGCCCGTCCTGGAGCATCTCGACGAGTTGCGGAAGCGCCTGTTCTGGGTGCTCGGCACATGGACGGTGTTCGCGCTGACCGCGGGCTATTTTGCGCGCGATGTCTTCGAGATCCTCATGAGTCCCGCGGTATCCACTGTGCGCGAGGCGGGACACAAACTGATCGCCATCGCTCCTCCCGAACTCTTCCTCACATATGTAAAGACTGCGATCCTCGCGGGCTTCCTCGTGTCCATGCCCATGACCTTGTATCAGGCCTGGAGTTTCATTGCGCCCGGTTTGTACGAGAACGAAAAGCGCTTTGCATTGCCTTTCGTCGTCGCGACTTCGCTCCTGTTCGCGACTGGATGTTCGTTCGGGTACTTCGTCGCATTCCCACAAGTGTTCGAGTGGTTTCTTTCCCTGGAAGCCGACTACGTTACGACCAGCTGGACCACGCAGACGGTATTCGGATTCATGGCACGCCTGTATCTCGCCTTTGGCCTGGCCTTCGAACTACCCATCGTGCTCGTGTTCCTGTCACTCGCGCGCATCGTCAGCCCCCAGCAGCTGGCTGCGTGGCGGAAGTACGCTTTCCTGATCATGTTCGTGGTCGCTGCTGTGCTGACTCCGCAAGACGTCGCCAGTCAGATCATGCTCGCGATTCCGCTCATCATGCTGTACGAGATCAGCATCTGGGTTTCCTACGCCCTGGTCGGCCGGAAGAGCGCGAAGACCGAAGACTGA